The DNA region GCTCTAAGTATTTTGTCCCCTCTGGCCAGAGAAGCACCTGGAATCCTCTAAAATGTCCCCAGGCAAGGTTACTGGCTTTCTGGGACACAACAGCCCTTCTCACCACATGACCCCCCCATCATACCACATCCCAAAGCAAAACAGGGAGGCTGTAGGTTCCCCTCACCCATGGACTTGAGCTGGGCCACAGACATGGCTTGGGTTTCAGGACAAAGGTGATAGTGATCTGCACATGTCAGAAGGCTCCAGGCCCTTATCAGGAATAGTTGCCAGGAGGGTACCATGCCCAGGGTGTCTGCAGCCCTTGATCTCTCTCACCTCAAAGGTTTCTAGTGTGGAACCTGACCAGATCCTTAACACTTTCCCAGTGTAATCTTCCCAGGGGAATCCATGCTCACCTCACCCCCATGGCCCGCCCCTGCCAGGCTTCCTTCCTTACCTGCAGTTGATCAGGCTCTTGGAGGACACCAGGACCTTCCAGACAGGAAAATCTACCCAGCCTCACTGATGGATCCTCTTCAGGTTGGCTCAATCAACCTATAAAAGACCCTGACTCCAGCAACAGATACTGCAGGTTCCTGAGGAGGGGAGTAGTGATGGCTTCTTGGGGACTCAGCCCTCCACAGTCACTGTGGCAATCCACAGGGCCAGGTACCAGTAGCCAAGGAACAGGTGTATGTGCTTATAGCTGGAGACTCTGTGGGAGGGATGATGTTCCCTGAGAGTCTCGACTTGGGCTGTGGGATGCCCCATTACTCTTCTATGGGAAACTAACTTCTATCCACTCAAGCACCGCCAGTGTGCTTCTATGGGAAACTAACTTCTATCCACTCAAGCACCGCCACCTATGCTATTTCAGGCCTGAATGGGTACACGGATAAATGATGAATGTCAACACAGGCCCAAAAAGGTTCCAAAACAGGCCCTTAGAGACACGATTTCCCAGCTTCAGGAAGAGTGAGATCTTAGGCCCTCAACAATCATTAGTCCTCCCCGGAAGTCTGGGCTCCATCCCAGCTTCCACAGAGCCTCTGACCTCTACCTTGTTAGGAAATGACTTTAAAGAAAGGCAGAGCATCAGGTGGAGCAGGGACTGAGAGTGTCTGGGAGCAAATCAGGACCAGAGGTCCAGTGTTGACCATTGCACAGCTTCTGGAATACCTTAATCCATTGTTACTaagtattttagtcagttttttgtcactgggaccaaaagacctggcaaaaacaggaggaaaagtttatgtggctcacagtttcagaggtctcagcccatagacAGCTGACTACATACCTCTGGGCATGAACtaaagcagaacatcataacAGAAGAGTATGGtaaagaaaagcagctcaggacatggcaattaggaaggagaaagataaagtgTAAGTCCCAAAGACaggtccccagtgacccacctcttccagacACTCCGTACCTATCTACAGTTacctcccagttaatccatatcagtggattaatgaaCCAATTAGGtcaaagctctcataacccaatcatttcacctctgaacttccttgcattattttacacatgaggttttgggggacacctcatatctaaatcagaACACCAGATGTCTGCACAATGCTTAAGTCATAGAGACTCTGAACCTATTAACTCTGACTCTGCTTCCCATGCTGTATAAGAGGACTTCCTACATCTCAGCATCTACACAGCCACCCACACCCATGAGGGCTCTAACCTGCCTGTAAGTGTCAGACCATGGCCCATTGCAGTGTGGATCCTGATGAGAAGTCTCTCACTATCAAGTGCAAGAAGGCCTCTTACACAGGGTGGGCAGCTAACCCCTGTGTATGGGTTCACATAGCTCTGGTTGCTTTCAGGGGTCAGAAACTGTAGCCCTTTCATAAGTTCAGGGTATTCAATCAACTCATTCCTGGGAGACCCACTCAAGGACTACACTTTGAGGTCACCCAGGCCCCCAGCCATGGGTTATCTTTTGGGACAAAGAGATTAAAAGACAATTTAATTAATATTCAGATAGAATAATCAGGGAAACTTTCCTGTTTACTACTTTATTTCCATAGCTGAATGTGAAATGGAGACAAAGTTATGCAAAGTCAGGTTTGGGATATATGTGAGCATACTGGGATTAATAAGGAAGGGGAAAAAGTAACTCAGTGGGCATCAGAAAATGTCTGAGCTCTGACTGTTTCCTGACCTTGAATGTCCCCTTAGGCCTTCAAGGTTATGTGTTATGTGGTGGATGAGATCTTCCTGTCCAGGCAATCCCAGGAGCTGCTGACCTCTACTGATTTTCTACATATTCCTAGCATCACTGGTGTCAACAATGATGAGTATGGCTGGATCTTCCACATGGCAAGGCCCAGTTCCAAGTCCTTAAAATCCTGAAGatctcattgtgtgtgtgtgtgtgtgtgtgtgtgtgtgttatgtgtatgtgtgtgtgtaagtatagCTCAGGATTTCAAGGCTTACTACCCCAAATTTAAGACTTTCCTTCCACCTCCCAGCTCATAGGTACTGATGATACCCAGATGGAAACAGAGGGACTAGGTAGGCTCTTTCTCAGAGTACTTCAACACTGATGGTGAGGTTCCTGGGGTCCTGCCCCAATGGAGAGAACACCTCTACATTCCTGCTTATGTAGGAACCCCAGGAACAAAGGCTAAACTATGTACATATTTTTGGATAAAGTCTTCCCAGAGTTTGGCCCTCTCCTCCATTCTCAGTCCCCCAAGCCCCATCTCTGGACCCTGAGGCTGCTGACTCACTGTCCTTGAGCCTGCCTAACCTAACACTCCCTGATCTCCTGCCAAATGCAATGACCTGTTGATGGAGGAGACAATGAAGACCTTCACACCCTCCAAGTCCAATTACAGAAGATAATGGACTTCTTGTTCATGATCTCTGAACACCAAATAGTACATTATCATTGTGAGTATATCTGTACCTAAATCCTGGCTGCCTAGGGGGCAGTTCAGAGCTGTGAGTCTCATAAGAGTTCTGGTATCCAGGTCCTGAAACAAGTCTTTATCAGGTTCCTGGTCCCAAGCACCTGATGATCCTCATCTCAATAAATCCTCATGGCTAGTGTAAGAAGCAACCATTTCCTTTACTTTACAGGTGATAAAACTGAGTTATTAACACTTAGTGACTTTCCCAAGACCATACAGCTAGAAGTCCAAGACCTGATTTAACCAAGGTCCTTCCTGCTGCCTCTGCTCCAGCCTGGGACTCCCCATTCCACTGTCCAGATTCAAGCCAACTTTGGACCTACGTATCTTATTGCCAAGGGTACGGCAGGAGAGGGGTACTGCAGGAGAGGGCCACCACATGAGATGAGGAGCCACCCACACATATCCTGTCAACCCCCCAGTTCCCATCCTCTACTTCTTTGAGTTCCAGCATTAGTTCAATTTCTTCAAGGATATCAAGCCACCTCACATGAAGGCCAACCATGGCAAAGAAATTATCGTTGTCTTTGGATCCTACATCAAGGGCAGCAGAGGTGTCTTCTTTATTTCCTAGGAGCCAGGATGGCATTCTAGTGGGCAGGAGTGGCAATTtatcccattgtacagatgaggaaattgtgGCTTAGAGAGAGGATGGGATCTGGTGTCTACCATCTTACAACTCTAAAGTTCATAACAGAGTTAGAATCTAAGCCCTTTACCACTTCAATCTGTTTTCCTTCCATTTGTTCCCACCCTAACCATGGTGGTTAGAGtcataattgtttcttttttttttttcaaaaaaggcaTAGTAATGCTTTCTTAAATGACTTCCTAGTTTTAGAAGGAATAAGGAGGCTTCTGAGCCAAAGACAAACTCAAGGTGGATTCAGTTAGAAGCTGAGATGAGTAAGGGCAGGTTGGGCAAGCAGAGGGCCTGGCTCCAGGACTGTTGGGGTAGGGAAGGGACACAGGCCTGGGGTCCAGGGACAGGCTACAGCTAGGGTGCTGAGTGTGGCACAGGAGTGGACAGCTGGATGGGCTTCGCCAGACCTGGATCCTTGCTTTCTTCTTCCCCATAGTTGAGAGTTGAGCTcactgaggaggaggagctgctgagTAGGAGGATGATGAGGTACTGGGCCAAAATTACTGGAAATGAGTGAAAGAATGCACCACCCATCTTAGCCTCCTTCGAGACTTGTACTCATCCAGCGTTCCCTTTGTTTGAGGTGACTTCATTAATACACATGTCCTTAATCACAACGTAGCCCCCTCGCTTCAACCCAAAGACCCACTCTAACAGAGGGCATCTTGTGTGTGCCATTACCTGGTCCCTTTCCAATGACCAGGAGGGTGGGCCCTAATGCAGAGCTTCCATCAGAAGCCCTGACAGGGAAGGACAAAACAGGCCAGGCTCTGTCCCATGTGGAAAGTCTACAAGTAGAAAGTCATTGCTCTCCTAAATTAGGAAACCTATCCCCATTGCCCATGCTTCCTGCCTGCCTGGATGCCTGGATGCCTGGCATGACCAAAATCAGGGGGCTCAGGGCCCTGAAGGCCCACAGGCTGAAGTTCTGGACCAAGACTCTGCCCCAGAAGATCCAGGAACTTAAGGGGGCTGACGACAAGCTCAGAGCTGTAGCTCCAtgtcagggagggctgggtgggtGGAGTGCAGGTGAGGTCTGCCTGTGGTACCCACACACGCCCACCTAGGAGCCAGTGTTGACCCCCTCGTTTCATGTagccattcattcatccattgagcCAACACCTACAAATAACTTACCTCACAATGTTCATTGCCCAGGCTGCTGTGGGTCCTCTCTCGTTAGACACACTCAGTCAATCCCCCCAGGAAGCTGTGGATGGGTAAGCCAGTGTATGCCCACCTTCTTGCACACCCCACTGGTCCTGTGTCCCTTCCCAGCTTCTTTATCTCTCCTTCCCTgaaccctctttctcctctcctcccaacTCTCATACCCTCCCCACTTCAAGAGAGGTGCTAGGGGAATGTTGCCCTCTCCTAGATAACAAAAGCCCAGTTTCATTTCTCAGCATGTCTCCCATGTTTTCTTACATGGAAGAGGCCAATACAATACCTTTACTCCAAATGTGCCAGTATCTTAATTTATTCGGGCTGATGTTATGAAAGTATAATTTGGGTATCTTATATACAACAAAAGCTTattgttcacagttctggaggctgggaagtctaagatcaaggtgccagaTAACTTGGTATCTGATGATGACGGCCCTTGAATGGCACCTTTTCACTGTGTCCTCAAGTgacagaacaaacaaacaaactctcaCAGGCTTAATTTATAATGGTGTTGTAGTAACCTATCTcctgttgctataataaaatacctgaagtGAGTACATATAAAGATAAGAGTttcatttggctcacagttttaaaaGTCCCAGTTTGGTGCTGCCATTTCTTCAGCCACTCACAAAGGCTCCCTTCAGCCTCACAATATTTtggggaagtggggagggagatGGCTAAATGTGGAAGGGGATAGTATATGGGGTGACCTTGATGTATAAAAATCTGCACCTGTAGGACTCACAAGAACTGTATTAATCTCTACCTAAAGCAATGATcccaatgacctaattaccttACAATAGGCCCCATCCCTTAAAGATTCCACCACTGTCATGACCTGCATGGTGTTTACTCAGTTGCCTGAACTAGGGTGGTGAGTCAGATTAGAAATATTAACGGTatgagaaattttagaaataaagacaagacatggaaataaataaaaagcaggtGGCACGGTGAGATGCTCTAGCTCTGATGGAGACTGGATCTAACCACAAAATGGAACCCATGCCCTTTATTTATATGGATAGGAACACCAGTGGGATTCAGTATGAAGAACCTTCCAAGGAAAACaggatgaagatggcaaaaacaacttggTTGGGGCTTAGCAGGTTATGCCCACCTCCTCTACTTCTGGGCTGCTACATTTGAGCCTAGAGCTGTCTGAGACAATGGTCAGGGTGTCTGCATAAACGGAGTGGTCTTGTATCAGTGGGATTTCACAAAAAGTTCTCAGAAGAGCAACACCCTACCTTGAGATGGCTCAAACAAATTCACAATTCATTCATGGCCCCCGACACACTACCTGTCACCACTCTGGACCTTCCAGCATATGAATCTTTGGGGGGACAAATATGATCCAAAGCATAGAGGGCATCAATCTTATACTTGAGAACTCCACCTCATATGTCACCTCTCAAGCATTCACCTGCTAATACCATCACATTTGGGATTTGATTTTAACATATAAATCTAAGAGGGGGGAAAAACTTTCAAACTATAGCACATAAGTTCCCATACTTCAGCCACCAAGGTTAccaatactaaaaatataaaggtcCCTGACATTACCTATTGTCCCcctatattgttatattgtcaTCTATtgttgacatttatttttgtctcagaGATGTGATTGGCCCCATTTTTGTGAGAAGAAGGACAGGGCATGACCATTGGCTCCTGGCTTCTGGCTGGCAATGGGATGTTGAAGGGAGTCAGGTGGGTTCCTTAGGATCCTCACTTGTGAAGTTTGCTCCTATATTTTTTGATCTGCAGACTCTGAGGACCATATTGACATCAATCATTGCACAACTGCAAGGAGGTTTAACTCCCAACCTTTCTTGAGGTCTTTCTTGAGAATGGAACTAGAAGACAGAGGGTCAGTCTAGCAGAAGAAATTCTTCgtatctagatagatagatagatagaaagaaagaatagataCAATCACATACACAGATATGCACCTGGGACTTTtcttaatttcacatttttactGTTATTGTAGCTACCGTCAATGCAGGGGCCTCTGAATGATTGTGCAATAAGTGGCAAAGTTTATGAGGACCTTCACCCTAGCAGTGGTAGACAGCAGGAAGAAGCACTTATGTTATCCGGTTGACATAAAGAAGCTTGTAACATGACTCTGAGTGGGAGGATCCTCACAACTCAGCTGTGAATTAGATCAAGAAAATCAGGGCAGAGAAAGCATCTGCCCAGGCAGGAGCTAGGGCGATGGCTTGGAGCAGAGCTCCCTGAAAGGGAAACTGAATCCACAGCAGCCTTGCTGATTGGGTGGAGGTCAAGGAGAAGTGGTGCTATCAGTATGCTGGCTATTCAGATTCGAATAAATGCTTATTGGTTCCCAAAGATGCTAAGAAGGAACATAGATGGTGCTGGGCTGTGAGTTTTCCTCTAGGAAATCAAGCTGtgttgaggtactgggttcgattctcagcaccacgtaaatgtaaaaataaaaatattgtgtgtccacctaaaactaaaaaaaaaaaaaaaaaaaaaaaaaaaaaaaggaaatcaagctGTGGGCTCTCTAAGCCCAGATTGGCTTCCATTCACCCATGCAGGGCTCAGGATAATTCAGAATCTCCTAGAGGCACCTAAGACCTAGGTGTTCCCTGGATCAGCCAGCCCTAATTTCACATCTTTCCAGTGAATAAGTAAAGGTGAACTTGACCTTGGCTATTGGGTAATGGGGTACCTACAGAGAAGTGCCTTCCAAAAGAAGGGCCAGACTGACTAGGGAGGGGCCCTCAGGGGCTCTGAGAACACAGTCTTGAGATGAGGGACTGTTGAAGGGGACTCAGTCAGCAATAAAGGTCACAGTCACACCTCCCTGCCACTGTGCAAGCAGTTCCCCTCACTCCAGCAAGGTCATCTGTATTTCTCCATCTCTGGAAATCTTCATTTTGCTCCCTCAGAGAAGCCCTCCAGGTTCCTCCAGTTACATCCAGCTCTCTGCTCCCTCCTCTACTCCTCAACACCCTCATGGGACAGGGTGACAGCAAGGACAGGGAATTAGTGACTCCAGGTGTGAGGAGAGGGGTCCTGGCATCTCAGAGGGGCTGCAGAGGCTGTGTGGCACCTTGGGAGGTGTCAAAGGGGACAAGCCCACTGGCTCCATGGCCTCTGAGAGTTCAGAGTGACTCTCCTGAAGCACACACCTTGCAGGGCACCACCCatttccctgcctcctccctgccaGGTCCAAATTCCACCTGGACAGAGGTCCTCCTGCCATGCAGTGCCCTGTGAAGCCCAGTGGATGCAGAAACAGTCCTGGGAACTGACCATGTGGCTTCACCAACTTGGTGTGCAGCTCACCATCGTGACCTATgggctcctgctgctcctcctccagggTCAGGGTGAGGATCCCATGGGGGATGGCAGAGACCCGGGTTGGATCTTCCAAAGTGCACAGAGACAGAACCTGAGCCTGGAGGGAAGGCGCCAAGGGTGGGGGGAGTTGGTGGAGAAGACACATGAAGGGGATGAGGGGCAGGAAGGTGAGCTCCCTCAAAATTCAGAGTGGCTCTCTTGAAGCCAAAGAGGGTCAGAGCTGCCTGAGGACACCCCCATGGAGGAGTGAGCTAGTGTGAGGGGATTCTGAGGAGCACAGTTTGGGCAAGGGAGAAGCCTCCTGGCCGAGGAACCGGAATAGGAGACACTTCTCTCCCATGTGTGGCTGTGGCTATAGCTTCTCACCCTTGAATAATAACAACAGCAATAAGAAGACCTTGCTGGTTACATTTTGCTCTGAGTGTTTTGATCCCTTGGACACAGAAGTGCCTAGCACCTTCCAAAGGGTCCCTAGGCAAGGTTATTGGTCTGGTGGGATACAGAAGTCCCTGGTAACACTTCTCAAAGCTGATCTGAAAGATTGCTGGGTTCCCTTCACTCATGGGCCTGAGCTGGGGCACAGTCATGGCTTGGCTTCCAGGACAAAGGTAGATATGCTCTGTACCTGCTAGAAATCTCCAGGCCCTTATCAGAAGTTGTTGCCAGGGTGTGTCTGCAGCCCTGGATCACTCTCATATCGAAGCCTCCTAGTATGGGTTCTGGTCATAACTCCAAGACTTTCCCACTCTAATCTTCCCAGAGGATTCCAGGCTCACCTTACCCCCTTGGACCATCGTGCCAGGCTTCCTCCCTTACCTGAGATCTTAGAAAACCAGAACTTTCTCATCAGGAAGATCTTTACAGCTTCACTGAGGTCTTTTAAAACAGTCTTTCTTCTTGgactcacattaaaaaaaaaacaagacatatAGGAAGGTATGGAGTTGGGTTCCACTGTCTTCTTCCCACCCAGTCCTGGCTCCTCCACAGGCCCATCTAGGTCTTAAATAGGGTCCAGGTTTTACACAGTGCTTGTCCTTGTCTCTCACCTAAGCATAAGCTTTTCATATCCTGACCCGGGGACACTTCATACCACTGCAGGGTAGATATTCCTTCTGCGGTTTCATGGAGGACTTGTTCTCAATGAGGCAGCTGCAACAATACTTATcaggctttttcttttattataacaaatatcAGGCACTAGTGGCCAGTGGCCATGTGAGTTACGTGGGCTGAGATCCCATCTGGCAAGGCATTGTGTGGAGACAGCATGTTGGTAGGGACAGGAGTGTGTCTTATGGACTTGGAGAGATGCTGGCCAATTTCCTTCTCTGGTCCTGTGAGTGGCTGTTGCCCTGGCCTGACCTGTACCAGGTAGCATCAAACATGCAGATCTTAGGGGATCTggtgggagagaagaggagatttggagtttttaactttttcttatgGAAACCAGCTCAGATCTATACCATATTCTAGAGTGAGAACTTGAACCTGGGGGAGGGAAGGCTCCAGTGATGTGGGAGCTGTGGAGATGTCAACAATAGCAGGAGAACTGTGGACCTGACTACCAACTTTCTGCAccctgaagcacagagaggatTAAGGCAGCCTGAGGGCTGCACAGCACCCAAGAGTGGGCCCATTCTGGAGTAGAGAGAAGAGTTAAAACCAACATACCCAACATCAACCTTTAACAAATATCATGACCTGGACAAGCCATGTATATCTAGGTTGATTTTCCATTGCTTTCTTGCCCTGATCCCCAACCCCAGGAAAGACAGAAGTTTTGAACTCATAGCTCTCCTCCCACAGTCTGTTTCTCCTTACATGAATGATGCTTCTTTATGTCATTTCTTGTCTTCTCAAGCATGAGATCCTTGAGGATGGGAAACTTTAGTTCCATTCCCACAGTCCTCCTAGTGCGTGACATGACCTGGCACAGTGAGTGCAATGGACACTCTTGCCCCATCAGCCCAAAAGACATTCTGCTGGCAGATGTGAGGTATGAAGGATGGTGGCAAGTCACAGGAGCCTGGTGAGCCTGGAGGGATAGGCTGTGACCCGGTCGAGTGATAGCAGTGGTGGGGATAGGGACAGGGATGAGCAGAAAGATTCTGAAGCGAATGTTGACAGATCAGGGTTCCTTCACAGGGCGGAGCTGAGGAGGGCAAACCAGGCCCAGTGCTGTGGGCCAGCAGCTGATTGGGCAGACCAAAGTCTGAAGTGCATCTCTCTGCCCACAGGCCAGGACTCAGTCAGCCCCATCCGGATCACCCACACCGGGCAGGTGCGGGGCAGCCTTGTCCGTGTGAAGGGCACCGATGCAGGGGTCCACACCTTCCTGGGAATTCCCTTTGCCAAGCCACCTGTAGGACCACTGCGCTTTGCAGCCCCTGAGCCCCCTGACCCTTGGAGTGGTGTGAGGGATGGGACCTCCCACCCAGCCATGTAAGTTCTCCTGGGGTCTGGGAAACCTCAGGCCTGGGTGGGGGTGAGTATTCTGAGCTGTGGGCCAGGCTTCGGTAACTTCTTCATCTACACTGTCCAGGGAACTTCCCTCTGCATTGAGAAGATTCTCACATGCGTGTTTCCAAAGAGAGAGGATCACAGAGTACCAGTTGCTAACTTCCCCAGGCTCCCATCTCAGGCCTTGGCACCCGAGAGCATAAGTTGCAGAGACATGTTTGTCCCAGCTTATGTTATGCCAGATGTTCTCTGCAACCAGGGGACTGACGTGTGTCTGGGAGAGGTTCATGTTAGTTCTAAGAAACTATAAAAGACCCACCAGTACATTCTGTAGATTCCTGAGGATGGAAGCAATGGTGGCTCCTTGGTGACTCCCACCTTCTATAGTCACTATCCCAGCCCACAGGTTCAGGAGACAGTGTCCAAGAAACAGGTGAATGTGCTTATAGCTGATGACCCTGTGGGAGGGATGTGGTTCCCTCAAAGTCTCGAATTGGTCTGTGAGTTGTCCTAGTATGTTCTATGGGAAACTAACCTCTACCCATTCATGTACCACCTGTGTGGGGACACCCTATGACAGGGATTATTTGATCAATACCTGCAGCCAATATTTCCCAGACAGGCCCCTAGAGTCATGATTGCCCAGCCTCAGGGGGAGTGGGACGCAAGTGCTCAACAACCTTGAGACCTCCTGGAGGTCTGGGCTCCATCCCAGCTTCCCCGGAGCCTGTGGCCTGGAACTTGGTGGGAAGAGTCTCTGGAGAAGGATCAAGTGTGAGCAGGGTTGAGGGGGAGTGGGGACTGAGGGTGACTGAGAGCACCCAGACTCACTCTGGACCCACAGTCTGGTTTTGCCCACGGCACAGCTCCTGGAATAACTGCTATTCTCACCAGGTGTCTGCAGGATGTGGCTAGGAATACACTGGTTATGAACCTCTTGAATCTGaccctccctcccatccccatGTCAGAGGACTGCCTGTACCTCAGCATCTACTCACCTGCCCATGCCCATGAGGGCTCTAACCTGCCTGTGAGTGCCAAACCTTGGTCAGCTGCTAGGTGGGAAAACAGCTGTTCTGCAAGAAGATTTTTGTAAAGATGAGAATAGTCTGAGCCCCACTGCAGTGTGGACCCTGATAAGAAGACTCTTACTAAAGGTTCAAAAAGTCTTCTTACTCAGGATGGGTAACTGAACCCTGGGCACAGGATTATAGAAACCTGCTTGTCCCCAGAGGTTTTAGGCTGTGGCCCTAGGGTGGATCCAGGACACCGACAACCAATTCATGCCCGGGAGAGACAATCAGGTGCTCAAGGACTGCATTTTGAGGTCATCTGCATTTCCAAACATTGATTACCTGTTGAGCTATTAAAAATGTTGAGCTAATAAAACTGGTTAATGTTTATGTGGGACGTTCAGGGAGACACCCCTTTTATTTTCGTCTCAAAGGGGTTCTGGGAATAATAGAGCCAGAATCTGATACATGGGCAGATTCACAAGCATAAtgggccgggtgcagtggtgtacgcctataatcccagcagcagtttgggaggcttaggcaggaggatcatgagttcaaagccagattcagcaaaagtgaggtgctagctaagcaactcaataagaccctgactctaataaacaaaaaatataaaaaggggctggggatgtggctcagtggtcgaattcaatactgagttcaatccccagtatcccccccaaaaaatagcaTAAGTGGTCTTGAAACTGAGTCCCTTGCTCATGAGAAATACCATGTCACCTGCTGGGGTTCTGTCCATGTAGTAGCTACACAGAGAATATCCAAGTCTAGAGAGCAGTCCAGGAGGGGTTTGGGTTGGGTGAGAGATACATGGCATCTGTCTTGATTTCCCAGGTGATGGTCTGGATCCATGGTGGTGCCTTGGTAGTGGGCTCAGCTTCCATGTATGATGGTTCTATTCTGTCAGCCATTGAAAATGTATTGGTGGTCACTATCCAGTACCGCCTGGGAGTTCTGGGCTTCTTCAGGTGAGCTTGGGACAGGGATGGTCAATGGGGCTGAGTAGACAGAAGACCATCCATTGATCATCATCCTTTCCATTTCTCAGCACTGGAGACCAGCATGCCACTGGCAACTGGGGCTTCCTGGACCAAGTGGCCGCCCTACGCTGGGTCCAGCAGAATATCGCCCACTTTGGAGGCAACCCTGATCGCGTCACCATTTTTGGCCAGTCTGCAGGTGGCACTAGTGTGTCCTCACATGTGGTGTCTCCAATGTCCCAAGGACTTTTCCATGGTGCCATCATGGAGAGTGGGGTGGCTCTCTTACCCAAAATTATTGACATCTCATCTGAGGTGGTTTCCATGGTGAGTGCCCTCAACCACGAAAGCCAAGACACACTGTCTCGACCCTCACCGTCAAGCCACTTCTACTCTGTCTGTTCAGTGGGGACAACAAAAACAGTTGAAGTGTCTTCAGAATTGATGTTTATCCAAAGATTGCTCAGGGGCTTGAGGGTCAGAATCTGCTTGGCTCTACCTCACAGTGGTTGATTTTGCTCTATGTTCTGCAAAGCTGCACCCTGGGGGTCTCATCCTAAGAAGAACCATCTAAGCAGGTGTAATGGCTCCTCTGGCTGACACCTGAGCTTCAGGGAAAAGTTTCACACCTGTGACAATCCACACACAGCACCCTTGAGAATTAGGGTCACCTGCACCCAGCTGGGATCTTAGGCAACACTTTCCTTCCAGCCTGGAGGGATGATCCAGCCCCTACCTGGTCTCTTTGTAGATGGTGGCCAACCTGTCTGCCTGTGGGCAAGTAGAGTCAGAGGCCCTGGTGAGCTGCCTGCGGGGCAAGAGTGAACAGGAAATGCTGGCTATTACCAAGGTAGGCTAAAT from Marmota flaviventris isolate mMarFla1 chromosome 18, mMarFla1.hap1, whole genome shotgun sequence includes:
- the LOC114095728 gene encoding cocaine esterase-like isoform X2, whose product is MWLHQLGVQLTIVTYGLLLLLLQGQGQDSVSPIRITHTGQVRGSLVRVKGTDAGVHTFLGIPFAKPPVGPLRFAAPEPPDPWSGVRDGTSHPAMCLQDVARNTLVMNLLNLTLPPIPMSEDCLYLSIYSPAHAHEGSNLPVMVWIHGGALVVGSASMYDGSILSAIENVLVVTIQYRLGVLGFFSTGDQHATGNWGFLDQVAALRWVQQNIAHFGGNPDRVTIFGQSAGGTSVSSHVVSPMSQGLFHGAIMESGVALLPKIIDISSEVVSMMVANLSACGQVESEALVSCLRGKSEQEMLAITKAFKTISGVVDGTFLPRHPEELLALADFQPVPSIIGVNNDEFGWLLSTGLNIADTQKEMDRRTAQAILQRMSTYLMLPAEFGDLLMEEYMGDNEDPQTLRLQLQEVMADILFVNPALQVAHYQRSHAPVYFYEFQHRPNIFNDIRPLHVKADHIEFTEEEELLSRRMMKYWANFARNGNPNGERLPHWPLFDQDQQYLQLDIQPAVGQALKAHRFQFWTKTLPQKIQEQGTQVKHTEL
- the LOC114095728 gene encoding cocaine esterase-like isoform X1, which encodes MWLHQLGVQLTIVTYGLLLLLLQGQGQDSVSPIRITHTGQVRGSLVRVKGTDAGVHTFLGIPFAKPPVGPLRFAAPEPPDPWSGVRDGTSHPAMCLQDVARNTLVMNLLNLTLPPIPMSEDCLYLSIYSPAHAHEGSNLPVMVWIHGGALVVGSASMYDGSILSAIENVLVVTIQYRLGVLGFFSTGDQHATGNWGFLDQVAALRWVQQNIAHFGGNPDRVTIFGQSAGGTSVSSHVVSPMSQGLFHGAIMESGVALLPKIIDISSEVVSMMVANLSACGQVESEALVSCLRGKSEQEMLAITKAFKTISGVVDGTFLPRHPEELLALADFQPVPSIIGVNNDEFGWLLSTGLNIADTQKEMDRRTAQAILQRMSTYLMLPAEFGDLLMEEYMGDNEDPQTLRLQLQEVMADILFVNPALQVAHYQRSHAPVYFYEFQHRPNIFNDIRPLHVKADHSDEIIFVFGSFKGSEVEFTEEEELLSRRMMKYWANFARNGNPNGERLPHWPLFDQDQQYLQLDIQPAVGQALKAHRFQFWTKTLPQKIQEQGTQVKHTEL